Proteins from a single region of Nitrospira sp.:
- the dapB gene encoding 4-hydroxy-tetrahydrodipicolinate reductase translates to MIKVVVAGAAGRMGCRLVALVRDSTALTLAGALEGSGHHAIGDDAGETSGTGRAGVAITSDLAALMDRGEVVIDFSAPEATLEHFRIVAQHRRAMVIGTTGLNPSQLEEIKGLARHVPCVLSPNMSVGVNLIYKVIGEMAKTLGDDYDIEVIEAHHRLKKDAPSGTALKIAEVLARAVNRDLDQVGVYSRKGLIGERTKQEIGIQTIRAGDIVGDHTILFGGMGERIEVTHRASSRDTFARGALRAARWVVRQPPGLYDMMDVLGLK, encoded by the coding sequence ATGATTAAAGTTGTGGTGGCTGGTGCGGCGGGACGGATGGGTTGCCGGTTGGTGGCGCTGGTGCGTGATTCGACGGCGCTGACATTGGCCGGGGCGCTCGAGGGGAGTGGGCATCATGCCATCGGCGATGATGCCGGCGAGACCTCCGGGACCGGGCGCGCCGGGGTGGCCATCACCAGTGATCTGGCCGCGTTGATGGACCGCGGTGAAGTCGTGATCGATTTTTCCGCTCCCGAAGCGACGCTCGAGCATTTCCGCATTGTCGCCCAACATCGGCGGGCCATGGTCATCGGCACGACGGGGCTCAATCCGTCTCAACTTGAAGAGATCAAGGGGCTTGCGAGACACGTTCCCTGCGTGTTGTCACCCAATATGAGCGTGGGAGTCAATTTGATCTATAAAGTCATCGGGGAAATGGCGAAAACATTGGGCGACGACTACGACATTGAAGTAATTGAGGCCCACCACCGTCTCAAGAAAGACGCGCCGAGCGGTACCGCATTGAAAATTGCGGAAGTGCTCGCGCGCGCCGTCAATCGCGACCTGGACCAGGTCGGCGTCTATTCCAGAAAAGGCCTGATCGGGGAACGAACGAAACAGGAAATCGGTATTCAGACCATCCGGGCCGGCGATATTGTGGGAGATCACACCATTCTCTTCGGCGGGATGGGTGAGCGCATTGAGGTGACGCACCGTGCCAGCAGCCGCGACACCTTTGCGCGTGGCGCGTTGCGCGCGGCTCGATGGGTGGTACGCCAGCCCCCGGGCCTCTATGACATGATGGATGTGTTAGGTCTGAAGTGA
- a CDS encoding argininosuccinate synthase has product MKQTSIKKIVLAYSGGLDTSVILKWLQETYQAEVIAFCADLGQGEDLQAIKAKAKKLGVKKVYVEDLRETFVKDYVFPMLRGNAMYEGCYLLGTSIARPLIARRQAEIALQEGAEAVSHGATGKGNDQVRFELTYMALAPGLKIIAPWREWTLRSRRECIEYADKHGIPVTATKAKPYSMDLNLFHVSYEGGILEDPWKSPPDEIFQMTVSPEKAPNKPLEVEIEYEQGNPVAVDGKKMSPAKLLAHLNKLGGAHGIGRVDLVENRYVGMKSRGVYETPGGTILHVAHRGLESLTMDREVLHFRDSLIPRFADLIYNGYWFSPEREMMQVAIDEAQKDVSGTARVKLYKGSCTLAGRKSKNSLYRLDIATFEEDDVYNQKDAEGFIRLNALRLKIRAQRRKAKS; this is encoded by the coding sequence ATGAAACAGACATCGATCAAGAAAATTGTCCTCGCGTATTCCGGCGGGCTTGATACCTCAGTCATCTTGAAGTGGTTGCAGGAAACCTATCAGGCGGAAGTGATTGCGTTTTGTGCGGACCTCGGCCAGGGCGAAGACCTGCAGGCGATCAAGGCGAAAGCCAAGAAGCTGGGTGTGAAGAAGGTCTATGTCGAGGACCTGCGCGAGACCTTCGTGAAGGACTATGTGTTTCCGATGTTGCGTGGGAACGCAATGTACGAAGGTTGCTATCTCCTGGGTACATCGATTGCGCGGCCGCTCATCGCCCGCCGCCAGGCCGAAATTGCGTTGCAGGAGGGGGCCGAGGCGGTGTCGCATGGCGCGACCGGGAAGGGCAACGATCAGGTCCGGTTCGAGCTGACCTATATGGCGCTGGCTCCAGGGCTGAAGATCATTGCGCCCTGGCGCGAGTGGACCCTGCGATCACGGCGCGAATGTATCGAGTATGCCGACAAGCACGGCATTCCCGTGACGGCGACGAAAGCCAAGCCCTACAGTATGGACCTCAATCTTTTTCATGTGAGTTACGAGGGCGGCATCCTTGAAGATCCCTGGAAGTCTCCGCCGGATGAAATTTTCCAGATGACGGTGTCTCCAGAAAAGGCGCCCAACAAGCCGCTGGAAGTCGAAATCGAGTATGAGCAGGGGAACCCGGTCGCCGTTGACGGCAAAAAGATGAGTCCGGCGAAGCTGCTCGCGCATCTCAACAAGCTGGGCGGAGCCCATGGGATTGGCCGGGTCGATCTGGTCGAAAACCGCTATGTCGGGATGAAGTCCCGTGGTGTGTACGAAACGCCGGGCGGGACGATTCTGCACGTCGCGCATCGGGGACTCGAATCGCTCACGATGGATCGGGAGGTTCTGCACTTCCGTGACAGCCTGATTCCGCGGTTTGCCGATCTGATTTACAACGGATACTGGTTCAGCCCGGAACGGGAAATGATGCAAGTAGCGATCGACGAAGCGCAAAAAGATGTTTCCGGGACGGCCCGCGTGAAGCTCTATAAGGGGAGTTGCACTCTCGCCGGCCGGAAGTCGAAGAATTCCCTCTACCGGCTGGATATTGCGACGTTTGAAGAAGACGATGTGTACAACCAGAAAGACGCCGAGGGTTTCATCCGGTTGAACGCGCTGCGGTTGAAGATCCGGGCACAGAGGCGGAAAGCGAAGTCCTAA
- a CDS encoding uracil-DNA glycosylase, with product MRSLTVLNHTITDCTACPRLVTYRETVAQTKRRQYLEWTYWGKPIPGFGDPEAELYVLGLAPAAHGGNRTGRVFTGDRSGDWLYEALHHFGFANQASSTHRGDGLTLTNCYIGATVRCAPPGNKPSPDEFAQCGRFLRDEMRLLKRKRIIITLGKIAFDHYLKMHRADGHTIPSPTPKFGHGVAYRLPWGDLLLGSYHPSQQNTFTGKLTRPMFHSVFAQARRELGTPHPAK from the coding sequence ATGCGCTCCCTCACCGTCCTGAATCATACGATCACCGATTGCACGGCCTGCCCACGCCTAGTGACCTACCGGGAGACTGTGGCCCAAACCAAACGCCGACAGTATCTGGAATGGACGTACTGGGGAAAGCCGATCCCCGGATTCGGCGACCCAGAGGCGGAACTCTATGTGCTCGGGCTCGCACCGGCGGCTCATGGCGGAAATCGAACCGGTCGGGTCTTTACGGGCGATCGCAGCGGGGACTGGCTCTACGAAGCCTTGCATCACTTCGGATTCGCCAACCAAGCCTCATCGACGCATCGCGGCGACGGGTTGACCCTCACGAACTGCTATATCGGCGCGACCGTCCGCTGTGCGCCTCCCGGGAATAAGCCGTCGCCCGATGAGTTTGCACAGTGCGGCCGATTCTTGCGTGATGAAATGCGTCTCCTCAAACGGAAACGCATCATCATCACGCTCGGGAAGATTGCCTTCGATCACTATCTGAAGATGCACAGAGCCGATGGTCACACCATCCCGTCACCGACGCCCAAGTTTGGACATGGCGTTGCGTATCGACTTCCGTGGGGAGACCTCTTGCTCGGCTCTTATCATCCCAGTCAGCAGAATACGTTTACCGGGAAGCTTACCCGCCCCATGTTCCATTCAGTCTTTGCGCAGGCGCGCCGCGAACTCGGCACGCCCCATCCCGCCAAGTAG
- the fsa gene encoding fructose-6-phosphate aldolase, which translates to MKFYLDTANVKEIQEAASLGLLDGVTTNPSLVAKEGRSFKEMLVEICNIVDGPISAEVVSVEADAMVKEGKELAKIHKNIVVKVPLIAEGLKATKRMAAEGIKVNVTLCFSPTQALLAAKAGAWCVSPFIGRLDDISSNGMELIRQILTIYKNYDYKTFVLVASVRHPQHVVEAALAGGHICTMPFSIFQQMVKHPLTDIGLKKFLADWDAQAKK; encoded by the coding sequence ATGAAATTCTATCTCGATACGGCGAACGTGAAAGAAATTCAAGAAGCGGCCAGTCTTGGGTTGCTCGACGGGGTGACAACCAATCCCTCGCTTGTAGCCAAAGAAGGCCGCAGCTTCAAGGAAATGCTCGTCGAAATCTGCAACATTGTCGACGGGCCCATCAGTGCGGAAGTCGTCAGTGTCGAAGCGGATGCCATGGTCAAAGAAGGAAAAGAGCTGGCCAAGATCCACAAGAATATTGTGGTCAAGGTCCCGCTTATTGCGGAAGGGTTGAAGGCGACCAAACGGATGGCCGCTGAAGGTATCAAGGTGAACGTCACCCTGTGCTTCTCGCCCACCCAAGCGCTGCTTGCGGCGAAAGCCGGAGCCTGGTGTGTGTCGCCCTTCATCGGGCGTCTAGACGATATCAGTTCCAATGGCATGGAGCTCATCCGCCAAATCCTCACCATCTACAAGAATTACGACTACAAGACCTTCGTCTTAGTGGCCAGCGTCCGCCATCCGCAGCATGTCGTCGAAGCTGCTTTGGCCGGCGGCCATATCTGCACGATGCCGTTTTCAATTTTCCAGCAAATGGTCAAGCATCCATTGACGGACATCGGGCTCAAGAAGTTCTTGGCCGATTGGGATGCCCAGGCGAAAAAATAA
- the argH gene encoding argininosuccinate lyase: MASRRSGKAGAGQPSKAWAGRFREPTDRLVEAFTRSIAVDKRLYAHDIRGSIAHCQTLAKAGVLSRRETATIVRGLQLVQHELERERFTFLPEDEDIHMAIERRLTELIGPVGGKLHTGRSRNDQVALDVRLYVRDQLTVLIARLTEFQRVLVTQAAEHLDVPMPGYTHLQRAQPVLLAHHLLAYVEMFLRDKARLADARTRVNVMPLGSGALAGSNYPVDRLYTAALLDFPAVTQNSLDAVSDRDFMIEVASALAIVMMHLSRMSEELILWATQEFHFVDLPDGFCTGSSMMPQKKNPDVPELVRGKTGRVYGHLIGLMTTLKALPLSYNRDLQEDKPALFDALDTTQDCVEVMTELMRRLKVDRAALTRALTGGGMLATELADYLVIKGVPFREAHAITGRVVRWALDAGRELSELTVKELCVFSPRFEKSVLDRLTVQGAIDRKAQIGGTARLQVVRRLKELAKLLA, translated from the coding sequence ATGGCCAGTCGGAGATCCGGCAAAGCAGGGGCAGGCCAGCCGAGCAAAGCATGGGCGGGACGGTTTCGCGAGCCCACCGATCGGTTGGTCGAAGCCTTCACCCGTTCCATTGCGGTGGATAAGCGGTTGTACGCGCACGATATCCGCGGCAGCATCGCCCATTGCCAGACGCTGGCCAAGGCCGGTGTACTCAGTCGTCGCGAGACCGCGACAATCGTCCGCGGTCTGCAATTGGTTCAGCACGAACTGGAGCGGGAACGGTTCACGTTTCTGCCGGAAGACGAAGATATTCACATGGCGATCGAGCGCCGATTGACCGAGTTGATCGGTCCGGTCGGCGGCAAATTGCATACGGGCCGCAGCCGGAACGATCAGGTGGCGCTCGATGTGCGGCTCTATGTGCGTGATCAGCTCACGGTTCTGATCGCACGGCTGACGGAATTCCAACGGGTGTTGGTGACGCAGGCAGCGGAACATCTTGATGTCCCGATGCCGGGCTACACGCACTTGCAACGCGCGCAACCCGTGTTGTTGGCCCATCATCTGCTGGCGTACGTGGAAATGTTTCTGCGCGATAAGGCGCGTCTAGCGGATGCACGGACGCGGGTCAACGTGATGCCGCTGGGTTCCGGGGCGCTGGCGGGATCGAATTACCCGGTGGATCGCCTCTATACGGCGGCGCTATTAGACTTCCCTGCGGTGACGCAAAATAGCCTCGACGCGGTGTCCGACCGCGACTTCATGATTGAAGTGGCATCCGCATTAGCGATCGTCATGATGCACTTATCGCGCATGAGCGAAGAACTCATTCTCTGGGCCACGCAGGAATTTCATTTCGTGGATCTGCCGGACGGATTCTGCACCGGCAGCAGCATGATGCCCCAGAAAAAGAATCCCGATGTGCCAGAGTTGGTGCGCGGGAAGACCGGCCGCGTCTACGGTCATCTCATCGGATTGATGACGACGTTGAAGGCCTTGCCGCTCAGTTACAACCGCGATTTGCAGGAAGATAAACCGGCGCTGTTCGACGCGCTCGACACCACGCAAGACTGTGTCGAAGTCATGACGGAGTTGATGCGTCGGCTCAAAGTGGACCGGGCCGCGCTGACCCGCGCCCTCACGGGCGGCGGGATGTTGGCAACGGAGCTGGCTGACTATTTGGTGATCAAGGGTGTACCATTTCGGGAAGCGCACGCGATCACCGGTCGGGTCGTCCGGTGGGCCTTGGATGCCGGGCGCGAACTCTCCGAACTCACCGTCAAAGAGCTCTGCGTGTTTTCGCCTCGCTTCGAGAAATCCGTGCTGGATCGGCTCACGGTGCAGGGGGCCATCGACCGGAAGGCGCAGATTGGTGGAACTGCCAGGTTGCAAGTGGTTCGCCGCCTGAAGGAATTGGCGAAGTTGTTGGCATGA
- a CDS encoding glycerate kinase: protein MRLTLPPSPARSILRRVIGAGLRAADPAHALCQHVHRTGHRLQVGRRTYDLRSFDRVVVVGAGKASARMAQALERVLGSYLNSGLIVVKTGHRLPTKRITVIEAGHPVPDRAGLEAAERLRARVAEVGARDLLIVLLSGGASSLIPAPVEGVSLADKQTITQLLLRSGATIQEINVVRKHLSTIKGGRLAEATGARIVTLILSDVIGDELTAIGSGPTAPDPSTYREAIAIMKRRRIWTKAPASIRRHFKRGDCGDVNETPKPGTARFRRVQHEIIGNNEMALVAAAQAAQQAGLRTVLFSMPFVGEAAQAGKTFASLAECLSEGKGIVRRPYCIVAGGETTVTVTGRGKGGRAQEFAAAAACAIAGLHNVWVAAVGTDGTDGPTEVAGAVVAGATFGKAKIKGVNLRRALARHDTYPALHALKSHIVTGPTGTNVNDLYLLLAL from the coding sequence ATGCGTCTCACGCTACCCCCTTCTCCCGCCCGATCCATTCTTCGTCGTGTGATCGGGGCGGGGTTGCGGGCGGCGGATCCCGCCCACGCTCTGTGCCAGCATGTTCATCGAACCGGCCACCGATTGCAGGTGGGCCGCCGCACGTATGATCTGCGATCATTCGATCGGGTCGTCGTGGTCGGGGCGGGAAAAGCCTCCGCGCGAATGGCGCAAGCCCTTGAGCGGGTGTTAGGCTCGTATTTGAACAGCGGGCTCATTGTCGTCAAAACCGGCCATCGTCTGCCCACCAAACGCATCACTGTGATCGAAGCCGGTCATCCGGTTCCTGATCGAGCCGGACTGGAAGCGGCCGAACGACTGCGCGCCCGAGTGGCAGAGGTAGGCGCTCGCGACCTCCTCATTGTGCTGCTCTCTGGCGGGGCATCCAGTTTGATCCCTGCTCCGGTCGAGGGGGTCAGCCTTGCCGATAAACAGACCATTACGCAATTACTCCTGAGAAGCGGTGCGACGATTCAAGAGATCAACGTGGTCAGAAAACACCTCTCGACGATCAAGGGGGGGCGCCTCGCCGAAGCCACTGGCGCAAGGATTGTGACGCTGATCCTCTCGGATGTAATCGGCGATGAATTGACGGCCATCGGCTCCGGTCCGACGGCGCCCGACCCTTCGACCTATCGAGAGGCAATCGCGATCATGAAGCGGCGACGAATCTGGACGAAGGCGCCTGCTTCAATCCGCCGACACTTCAAGCGTGGTGATTGCGGCGACGTCAATGAGACGCCGAAGCCGGGTACGGCCAGATTCCGAAGAGTGCAGCATGAGATCATCGGGAATAACGAGATGGCGCTCGTTGCAGCCGCGCAAGCGGCTCAACAGGCGGGTCTGCGAACCGTTCTGTTTTCGATGCCCTTTGTCGGCGAAGCCGCTCAAGCCGGAAAGACATTCGCGTCACTCGCAGAATGCTTGTCTGAGGGGAAGGGAATCGTCCGGCGGCCCTATTGTATTGTGGCCGGCGGGGAAACAACCGTCACAGTCACAGGGCGCGGCAAAGGTGGTCGTGCACAGGAGTTCGCTGCCGCAGCGGCCTGTGCGATCGCCGGTCTTCACAACGTCTGGGTTGCTGCAGTCGGGACCGATGGGACCGACGGTCCGACCGAGGTGGCTGGTGCGGTGGTGGCCGGGGCCACGTTTGGAAAGGCGAAAATAAAAGGGGTGAATCTTCGTCGCGCACTCGCGCGGCACGATACCTATCCAGCCCTTCACGCGCTCAAGAGTCACATTGTCACGGGACCTACCGGCACCAACGTGAACGATCTTTACCTTCTGCTCGCACTCTAG
- the dapA gene encoding 4-hydroxy-tetrahydrodipicolinate synthase: MFTGSHVAIVTPFRKGKVDERALGDLIEWQIAKGTNGIVPCGTTGESATLSHEEHNRVIELTVEVVRRRVPVTAGTGSNCTEEAISLTKHAKEAGADAALLITPYYNKPTQEGLYRHYKAIAEAVDLPLVLYNIPGRTGVNMLPATIARLAVIQNIVGVKEGSGVIQQASDIVQTCGNRLAVLAGDDAMTLPMMAVGGQGVITVTANVAPTEMANMVKAFAAGNIEEARRIHFQLSPLFAALFYETNPIPVKEALGMMGKIDPELRLPLCPMGKEYRDKLVQVMKEARFI, from the coding sequence ATGTTTACCGGTTCTCATGTCGCGATCGTGACACCCTTTCGAAAGGGCAAAGTCGACGAGCGGGCGCTGGGTGATCTGATCGAGTGGCAGATCGCGAAGGGCACGAACGGTATCGTCCCTTGTGGCACTACCGGAGAGTCCGCCACGCTGTCACACGAGGAGCATAACCGTGTGATCGAGCTGACGGTGGAGGTGGTCCGTCGTCGAGTCCCCGTCACGGCAGGGACCGGCTCCAATTGTACTGAGGAGGCCATCTCGCTGACGAAGCATGCCAAGGAAGCCGGGGCCGATGCCGCGCTGCTCATTACGCCGTACTACAACAAGCCGACGCAGGAAGGCTTGTATCGTCATTATAAGGCGATCGCCGAGGCGGTCGATTTGCCGCTGGTCCTGTACAACATTCCCGGGCGAACCGGGGTGAATATGCTTCCGGCGACGATTGCTCGATTGGCCGTGATCCAGAACATTGTCGGGGTGAAAGAGGGGAGCGGGGTGATTCAGCAGGCCTCGGACATTGTGCAGACATGCGGTAACCGCCTTGCGGTGCTTGCCGGAGACGATGCAATGACGCTGCCGATGATGGCGGTCGGCGGGCAAGGCGTGATTACCGTCACCGCCAATGTCGCTCCCACCGAGATGGCGAATATGGTCAAGGCGTTTGCGGCCGGGAACATTGAGGAGGCCCGACGCATCCACTTCCAGCTGTCCCCTTTGTTTGCCGCGTTGTTCTACGAGACGAATCCGATCCCCGTGAAAGAGGCGCTGGGCATGATGGGGAAGATTGACCCTGAGCTTCGTTTGCCGCTTTGCCCGATGGGGAAAGAGTATCGCGACAAGCTGGTGCAGGTGATGAAAGAGGCTCGCTTTATTTAG
- a CDS encoding lytic transglycosylase domain-containing protein: protein MAESGMRIGYWVLAGLLSWGASQAWAEPVQGHPEGKDAAKSDSGFRDLILPEPLDNQPEPEDRLVILPEIKREGERYFLSSFKLPDKITFGGVPVPLDNWQVRERIEYEFYQFLEDQGESIILAKRTGRCFPPAEKQLADAGLPDDLKYMLLVESKCIAAAYSKAKASGPWQFIPSTGKRYRLKSDSVLDERRNLEMSTEAAVKYLKYLKDFQQNDWFLAMASYNAGEERVRKLLKEQKITDYWRMSGPRETMRYVPRIIAAKEIYSQPEKYLGLSKKDLYVPLETETVTVNVKESQRALTSIAEEYGTYFLELKMLNPEFKKDVLPQGIYQIRVPRQTCPSRCFKQAKTP from the coding sequence ATGGCAGAGTCTGGTATGCGAATCGGATATTGGGTCCTTGCGGGGCTTCTCAGCTGGGGGGCAAGCCAGGCCTGGGCGGAGCCGGTCCAGGGCCATCCTGAAGGTAAAGATGCGGCAAAGTCAGATTCTGGATTTCGCGATCTCATCCTCCCCGAGCCGCTGGACAATCAACCCGAGCCGGAAGACCGATTGGTCATTCTTCCGGAGATCAAACGGGAAGGAGAACGGTACTTTCTGAGTTCGTTCAAACTCCCCGACAAAATAACATTCGGAGGGGTACCGGTTCCGCTCGATAACTGGCAGGTCAGAGAACGCATTGAATACGAGTTCTATCAGTTTCTCGAAGATCAGGGCGAAAGTATCATCCTGGCGAAACGCACCGGACGGTGCTTCCCCCCAGCCGAAAAGCAGCTGGCCGACGCCGGGCTCCCGGACGATCTGAAGTACATGTTATTGGTCGAGAGCAAGTGTATTGCGGCTGCCTATTCCAAGGCCAAAGCCTCCGGCCCGTGGCAATTCATTCCGTCTACCGGGAAGCGGTATCGTCTCAAGAGCGACTCCGTCCTCGACGAACGCCGCAACCTCGAAATGTCGACCGAGGCCGCGGTCAAGTACCTCAAGTACCTCAAAGATTTCCAGCAGAACGATTGGTTTCTGGCGATGGCCTCCTACAATGCCGGTGAAGAACGGGTGCGCAAGCTTCTCAAGGAGCAGAAGATCACGGACTATTGGAGAATGAGCGGGCCACGCGAAACCATGCGCTATGTGCCTCGGATCATCGCGGCAAAAGAGATCTATTCGCAGCCGGAGAAGTATTTGGGGTTGAGCAAGAAGGATCTCTACGTGCCGTTGGAAACCGAGACCGTCACGGTCAATGTAAAGGAATCGCAGCGGGCTCTGACGTCGATCGCCGAGGAGTACGGGACCTATTTTCTTGAATTGAAGATGCTGAATCCTGAGTTTAAGAAGGACGTCCTCCCGCAGGGCATCTACCAGATCAGGGTTCCACGGCAAACCTGCCCGAGCCGCTGTTTCAAGCAGGCCAAAACTCCGTAG
- the lysA gene encoding diaminopimelate decarboxylase, with the protein MHDFEYRQGELYCEQVPISRIAKEVGTPCYVYSHSTLIRHFRAYDHAFKNIPHVVAFAMKSNSNLAILSLMAKEGSGVDIVSGGELFRALKAGVPASKIVFAGVGKTADEIRDALKADILMFNIESSAELLAIQEVAASVGKKARIALRINPDVDPKTHPYISTGMKKSKFGIAADRALQEYKMAASLSHIDVVGVHAHIGSQLTEVTPFVDSLKKVVALIGTLKAQGINIRYLNIGGGLGITYSEEKPPLPQELSDAISPIITDLGLTLVMEPGRVIVGNAGILVTKALYLKEGEAKSFVIVDAAMNDLIRPSLYGAYHEIKPVKEEAGHRAKQQVDIVGPVCESGDFLAKDRLLAAVKPGELMAVMSAGAYGFVMASNYNSRPRVPEVLVKGGDIHVIRERETYEDLVKGEMIPAFLK; encoded by the coding sequence ATGCATGATTTCGAATATCGCCAGGGCGAATTATATTGCGAGCAGGTGCCGATCAGCCGAATTGCCAAAGAGGTCGGTACGCCTTGTTATGTGTATAGCCACTCGACGCTCATTCGGCATTTCAGGGCCTACGATCACGCGTTCAAGAACATCCCTCACGTCGTCGCCTTCGCCATGAAATCGAACTCGAATTTGGCCATCCTCAGTCTGATGGCCAAGGAGGGCAGCGGCGTCGATATCGTTTCGGGCGGCGAGTTGTTTCGCGCCCTCAAGGCCGGCGTTCCTGCTTCCAAAATCGTGTTTGCCGGGGTCGGAAAAACCGCCGACGAAATCCGGGATGCCCTGAAGGCCGACATCTTGATGTTCAATATCGAGTCATCGGCTGAACTGCTGGCGATTCAAGAGGTTGCGGCGTCCGTCGGCAAGAAAGCCCGCATCGCGTTGCGGATCAATCCGGATGTCGATCCCAAAACGCATCCCTATATTTCAACAGGGATGAAGAAGAGCAAGTTCGGAATTGCCGCAGACCGCGCGCTGCAAGAATACAAGATGGCCGCCTCACTGAGCCATATCGACGTGGTGGGCGTTCATGCCCATATCGGGTCCCAACTCACGGAGGTGACCCCGTTCGTTGATTCGTTAAAGAAGGTCGTCGCGCTCATCGGAACGTTGAAAGCGCAGGGAATTAATATCCGGTATCTGAACATCGGAGGTGGCTTGGGGATTACCTATTCCGAGGAAAAGCCTCCGCTGCCGCAAGAGTTGTCGGACGCCATTTCACCGATCATCACCGATCTCGGCCTGACCTTAGTGATGGAGCCGGGGCGTGTCATCGTCGGCAACGCCGGTATCCTGGTGACCAAGGCGTTGTACTTGAAAGAAGGGGAGGCGAAGAGCTTCGTCATCGTCGATGCCGCAATGAACGATCTCATTCGCCCCAGCCTTTATGGCGCCTATCATGAAATCAAGCCGGTCAAGGAAGAGGCCGGGCATCGCGCCAAGCAGCAGGTGGATATCGTCGGTCCGGTATGCGAATCGGGAGATTTTCTGGCCAAGGACCGCTTGTTGGCCGCCGTGAAGCCGGGCGAATTAATGGCGGTGATGAGCGCGGGGGCCTACGGGTTCGTCATGGCTTCAAATTACAATTCCCGGCCCCGCGTCCCTGAAGTACTGGTCAAGGGCGGAGACATTCATGTCATCCGTGAGCGTGAAACCTACGAGGATCTGGTCAAGGGCGAGATGATCCCGGCGTTCTTGAAGTAA